A stretch of the Leptospira harrisiae genome encodes the following:
- a CDS encoding flagellar hook-associated protein 3, with the protein MRITNMMQNNSLVRNLNRHQVAMDETQTQLGTGLKIRKPSDDPGAATNQMYFRSRLNELSQYEENIGDGYQRLQQIDGVLDKMGEIFQRARVLTVQAGNGIYQGDKGFELEVAIGKEIDQHLRAIVDLANARDATGQPLFGGHVIERPPFEPIESKIKGLQGLELKNQYVGVEYRGDIGEQLREIEKGEYIPITIPGNKVFWGTNVSVTSKVDNSAYQATSDQKFKIDGVEIHISVGDTIDDVIDKINNSPLEVKASKLAQDNISISSTAPHQIWLEDVDGGTVLRDIGLIEPSASEPPNNFSKSATVTGLSVFDVLIQLRNDLIQKDQERIGGRDLGDLDLALENILRHRSTIGARMNRLEQHEERVSYDKMYMTELLAKNEGIDFPETIMNMKWLETIHSYALNVGSKIIKPTLMDFLR; encoded by the coding sequence ATCAGAATTACTAACATGATGCAAAATAATTCCTTGGTGCGGAACTTAAACCGCCACCAAGTGGCGATGGACGAAACCCAAACCCAACTCGGTACAGGATTAAAAATCCGGAAACCATCCGATGATCCGGGTGCGGCCACAAACCAAATGTACTTTCGTTCTCGCCTGAACGAACTTTCCCAATATGAAGAAAACATTGGGGACGGATACCAAAGGTTACAACAGATTGATGGTGTTCTAGACAAAATGGGAGAAATTTTCCAAAGGGCTCGTGTCCTTACAGTTCAGGCCGGAAACGGAATTTATCAAGGGGACAAGGGATTTGAATTGGAAGTGGCGATTGGTAAAGAGATCGACCAACATTTACGTGCCATTGTGGATCTTGCGAATGCTCGTGATGCTACCGGGCAACCTTTGTTTGGTGGTCATGTGATCGAAAGACCACCTTTTGAACCAATTGAATCTAAAATTAAGGGTCTGCAAGGCCTAGAACTCAAAAACCAATATGTGGGCGTTGAGTATCGCGGTGATATCGGTGAACAACTCCGTGAAATCGAAAAGGGCGAATACATTCCCATCACGATTCCTGGAAATAAAGTGTTTTGGGGAACCAACGTCAGTGTCACTTCCAAAGTGGATAACTCGGCTTACCAAGCCACTTCCGACCAAAAGTTCAAAATTGATGGGGTGGAGATTCATATCTCTGTCGGTGATACGATTGATGATGTGATTGATAAAATCAATAACTCTCCACTCGAAGTCAAAGCAAGTAAACTGGCCCAAGATAACATTTCGATTTCTTCCACTGCACCTCACCAAATTTGGTTGGAGGATGTGGATGGAGGAACTGTACTTCGTGACATTGGTCTGATTGAACCAAGTGCCAGCGAACCACCGAATAACTTTTCTAAGTCGGCAACAGTCACTGGACTTTCTGTATTTGATGTTCTCATCCAACTAAGAAATGACTTAATCCAAAAAGACCAAGAACGAATTGGTGGTAGGGATTTGGGTGATTTGGATTTGGCTTTGGAAAATATCCTCCGCCACCGGTCAACCATTGGTGCTCGTATGAATCGTTTGGAACAACATGAAGAACGTGTTTCTTACGATAAGATGTATATGACAGAACTTCTTGCTAAAAATGAAGGAATCGATTTCCCGGAAACAATTATGAATATGAAGTGGTTAGAAACAATTCATAGTTATGCGCTCAATGTCGGTTCTAAAATCATCAAACCAACTCTTATGGATTTCCTTCGGTAA
- the fliW gene encoding flagellar assembly protein FliW, which yields MSVTIHTKPFGTIQVDSKQILKFPQGLLGFDEFDEYALIEESPESPFKWLQSTKESGLAFIVIQPELFMNDYKPAVSDEELHDIGLTSWKEGLIFLIVTIPHDNPKGMTANLQGPIILNGKEGKGKQCISRDENHPIRKNIIESMEEMSSEKV from the coding sequence ATGTCGGTAACGATTCACACAAAACCTTTCGGAACTATCCAAGTGGACTCTAAACAAATTCTAAAATTCCCACAAGGGTTACTTGGATTTGATGAATTTGATGAATATGCTCTCATCGAAGAAAGTCCAGAAAGTCCATTCAAATGGTTACAATCCACTAAGGAATCAGGCCTTGCGTTTATCGTCATCCAACCAGAACTGTTTATGAATGATTATAAACCAGCCGTTTCTGATGAGGAATTACACGACATTGGTCTTACCTCATGGAAGGAAGGTCTCATTTTTTTGATTGTTACCATTCCTCATGACAATCCCAAAGGAATGACCGCTAATTTGCAGGGCCCTATCATTTTGAATGGAAAAGAGGGGAAGGGCAAACAATGTATTTCTCGGGACGAAAATCATCCCATTCGAAAAAACATCATTGAATCTATGGAAGAGATGTCTTCCGAAAAGGTATAG
- the csrA gene encoding carbon storage regulator CsrA — MLVLARRSNQSIMIGDDIEIVIVDIKGDQVKIGVKAPKNVSVHRAEVYKEIQEENKKAAGTNIKPEDLGKLGDLFKKKT; from the coding sequence GTGTTAGTTCTTGCGAGGAGAAGCAACCAGTCCATTATGATTGGTGATGATATCGAAATCGTGATTGTCGATATCAAAGGTGACCAAGTCAAGATTGGTGTCAAAGCTCCCAAAAATGTTTCTGTCCATCGTGCAGAAGTATATAAAGAAATTCAGGAAGAAAACAAAAAAGCAGCCGGAACCAATATCAAACCAGAAGATTTGGGTAAACTTGGTGATTTGTTCAAAAAGAAAACTTAA
- a CDS encoding lysophospholipid acyltransferase family protein, with the protein MKRKILVWLLPLIVVWFQRLIGLTSRFRFLTNEQYEDLFKNKKPFIYSIWHTNVLYSPYLHRGKNVAVLISESKDGDYINQVVHRFGNTSVRGSSSKGGSKALKAVIQHLKKGLPAAFTPDGPRGPAFILQPGIIAAAQVTQVPIVPFHYECSRQWILERAWDKHRVPKPFTTFVVSYGEPISVPRNLNEEEFEQIRLKVEDAMLNNRNRAILEAERIHKGESQ; encoded by the coding sequence TTGAAACGTAAAATTTTAGTTTGGTTGTTGCCACTCATCGTAGTATGGTTCCAACGTTTGATTGGCCTTACTTCCAGGTTTCGTTTTTTGACAAACGAACAATACGAAGATTTATTCAAAAACAAAAAACCTTTTATCTATTCCATTTGGCATACGAACGTTTTGTACTCTCCGTATTTGCATCGGGGGAAAAACGTTGCTGTTTTGATTTCTGAATCCAAAGACGGGGATTATATCAACCAAGTCGTTCATAGGTTTGGAAACACAAGTGTTCGGGGTAGTAGTTCCAAAGGTGGATCAAAAGCATTAAAGGCTGTGATCCAACATTTAAAAAAAGGACTACCTGCAGCTTTTACGCCTGACGGCCCGCGTGGACCCGCCTTCATTCTCCAACCAGGAATCATTGCAGCAGCGCAGGTCACTCAAGTTCCCATTGTTCCCTTTCATTATGAATGTAGCAGGCAGTGGATTTTAGAAAGAGCTTGGGACAAACATAGAGTTCCTAAACCCTTCACAACCTTTGTCGTATCTTATGGAGAACCCATTTCTGTTCCTCGTAATTTAAATGAAGAAGAGTTTGAACAGATACGTCTAAAGGTGGAAGATGCTATGCTAAACAATCGGAACCGTGCGATTTTGGAAGCAGAAAGAATTCATAAAGGAGAATCCCAATGA
- a CDS encoding OsmC family protein codes for MTAVFEDKVVVSTAKTKYETKISAGKHHWISDEPKEKEGTDLGPMPTELLASSLGACTSITVRMYADKKEYPLDSVEVHVTIDKRSSEDHQFTRVVILSGNLSTEQRERLLAVANACPIHKILSGKIEIQTFLG; via the coding sequence ATGACAGCAGTGTTTGAAGATAAGGTGGTCGTATCCACAGCCAAAACAAAGTATGAAACTAAAATTAGCGCAGGAAAACATCATTGGATCTCTGATGAGCCAAAAGAAAAAGAAGGTACGGACCTCGGGCCAATGCCTACAGAATTACTTGCTTCTTCTTTAGGTGCATGCACTTCCATCACAGTAAGAATGTATGCAGATAAAAAAGAATATCCTTTGGATTCTGTGGAAGTTCATGTAACAATCGATAAACGATCGTCCGAAGACCATCAATTTACAAGAGTTGTGATTCTTTCTGGAAATTTAAGCACAGAACAAAGGGAAAGGTTACTTGCGGTTGCCAATGCTTGTCCGATTCATAAAATTCTTTCGGGAAAAATTGAAATTCAAACCTTTCTGGGTTAG
- a CDS encoding metallophosphoesterase, which yields MKFALIGDIHGYWNQKDIAYFNASDYDCLFFTGDLRGNPKLGKLSFQGLTKRAYMIPGNWDGMSLTSIIGEVIQSKLLIQSGQIGQIRRMKKLSNMVKPISLLGYSSLVLSQELDLSLIVGRPHAMGGGLSFAPYMKKTYMVSNIVTSIDKYKRLIDGTKEKNLFFLSHNGPFGLGAAKNSIYGAEFKKEGGDWGDMDLTEAIHYAKSIGKKVPLVLSGHMHHSISKKKERETHEYAGGTFYVNGAKVPRIQEGKNFHTKIEWDGGSATVIPLWV from the coding sequence ATGAAATTTGCATTGATCGGTGACATCCACGGATATTGGAACCAAAAAGATATCGCATACTTCAATGCTTCTGATTATGATTGTTTGTTTTTTACAGGAGACCTTCGTGGAAATCCAAAACTTGGAAAACTTTCTTTCCAAGGTCTCACCAAACGTGCGTATATGATACCGGGAAATTGGGACGGGATGAGTTTAACATCTATCATTGGAGAAGTGATCCAATCCAAACTCCTGATCCAAAGTGGGCAAATTGGCCAAATCAGAAGGATGAAAAAACTTTCTAACATGGTAAAACCAATCAGCTTACTTGGATACAGTTCCCTAGTGTTGTCTCAAGAATTGGATTTGAGTCTTATCGTTGGTCGACCTCATGCGATGGGTGGGGGACTCAGTTTTGCACCTTATATGAAAAAAACCTATATGGTTTCTAATATCGTAACATCGATCGATAAATACAAACGTCTGATCGATGGAACCAAAGAAAAAAATTTATTCTTTCTTTCGCATAACGGGCCCTTTGGTTTGGGTGCTGCTAAAAATTCAATTTATGGAGCAGAATTTAAAAAAGAAGGTGGGGATTGGGGAGATATGGATCTCACAGAAGCCATTCATTACGCAAAATCCATTGGGAAAAAAGTTCCTTTGGTTCTTTCGGGTCATATGCACCACTCCATTAGCAAAAAGAAAGAACGAGAAACCCATGAATACGCAGGCGGAACTTTTTATGTAAATGGAGCAAAAGTCCCAAGGATCCAAGAAGGAAAAAATTTCCATACAAAGATCGAATGGGACGGTGGTTCTGCCACAGTCATCCCACTTTGGGTTTAG
- a CDS encoding alpha-glucosidase, with the protein MVFRLISLSLSLFFLECASRIISSLPISEESYSLTQKVQWIQSRNEFTLRNQSQGRDFIKLSLEEPFLLSYTKETISKYRMASFQFKESLLKSCTKQSIDEIKKEPGRVTIKGKLSGKDCSTDYQILFQTKSDNEVEFKISLSDPTLNRIQFQYGSSPDEKIFGLGEQFTYDELKGKTPFLFTEEQGVGRGDQPITAGANLMAGAGGNAYTTYAPIPHYITSENRSVFFENSGYANFDFTNSKKTKVEFWDFQSEKSLTGTIWIGTSSKSLIEAYTKKTGRFPKLPDWAYGTWLGVQGGTEKVSAIVKQAKDAGNPVTALWIQDWCGRRVTNFGDQLKWRWYADDSLYPDFKKFVKSMNDQNVQVLGYINSFLADTDPKKPGDDFTNPLLAEAKSKGYLVKNSNGEDYLIQTVGFPAYLIDLTNPAAVRWTKDLIKKNMIGMGLSGWMADFGEWLPYDAKLYSGIDAKIYHNRYPVDWAKINREAIKEAGMEGKIVFFTRAGYSYSNAHSTLFWEGDQMVSFGTNDGLPSSIIGLTSSGISGYALNHSDIGGYTTISNPLRNYHRSKELLLRWAEASAFTPVFRTHEGNKPLKNWQVYTYTKPDGTKSLSDDDTVALFAKIAKIHFALKPYIQSLVEEASRTGIPVVRHNYLVEPEDKNLLKYKYQFFLGDDLLVAPVVESGEIVQEVYLPRGRWLHLWTGTTYDGYRKIQVSAPVGKPPAFVRIGGKSEDLIRNSISSIRNKD; encoded by the coding sequence ATGGTATTTCGTTTGATTTCTTTATCTCTATCACTGTTCTTTTTGGAATGTGCCTCTCGCATCATTTCTAGTCTTCCGATTTCAGAAGAATCTTATTCCCTCACTCAAAAAGTCCAATGGATTCAATCAAGAAATGAATTCACATTAAGAAACCAATCGCAGGGAAGAGACTTTATCAAACTTTCCCTTGAAGAGCCATTTCTTTTGTCATACACCAAAGAAACGATATCCAAATACCGAATGGCTTCCTTTCAATTTAAAGAAAGTCTACTAAAATCTTGCACTAAACAATCCATAGACGAAATCAAAAAAGAACCTGGGAGAGTTACCATTAAAGGGAAGTTAAGTGGTAAAGACTGTTCCACTGATTACCAAATTCTTTTCCAAACTAAATCGGATAACGAAGTGGAATTTAAAATCTCGCTTTCTGATCCCACCTTAAACAGAATTCAGTTCCAATACGGTTCTTCACCTGATGAAAAAATCTTTGGTTTAGGAGAACAATTCACTTATGATGAACTCAAAGGAAAAACTCCCTTTTTATTTACAGAGGAACAAGGAGTAGGACGGGGAGACCAACCGATCACTGCCGGAGCAAATCTTATGGCTGGTGCCGGTGGAAACGCATACACAACTTACGCTCCCATCCCCCACTACATCACTTCCGAAAACCGTTCGGTTTTTTTCGAAAACAGCGGTTATGCGAATTTTGATTTTACTAATTCTAAAAAAACAAAAGTGGAATTTTGGGATTTCCAATCCGAAAAATCACTAACCGGAACCATTTGGATTGGAACCTCTTCTAAATCACTCATCGAAGCATATACTAAAAAAACAGGTAGATTCCCAAAACTCCCTGATTGGGCTTACGGAACTTGGCTCGGTGTCCAAGGGGGAACAGAAAAAGTTTCTGCCATCGTCAAACAAGCAAAAGATGCAGGTAATCCTGTCACGGCTCTTTGGATCCAAGATTGGTGTGGACGCCGAGTTACCAATTTTGGCGACCAACTCAAATGGCGGTGGTATGCGGATGATTCTTTGTACCCTGATTTTAAAAAATTTGTAAAGTCAATGAATGACCAAAACGTACAAGTATTAGGTTATATTAATTCCTTCTTAGCCGATACCGATCCTAAAAAACCGGGAGATGATTTTACAAACCCGCTTCTAGCAGAAGCAAAATCAAAAGGATACTTGGTCAAAAATTCCAATGGTGAGGATTACCTTATCCAAACCGTTGGGTTCCCCGCTTACCTCATTGACTTGACCAATCCTGCGGCCGTTCGTTGGACGAAGGATCTCATCAAAAAAAATATGATCGGAATGGGTCTATCTGGTTGGATGGCCGATTTTGGAGAATGGTTACCGTATGATGCAAAATTGTATTCTGGAATTGATGCCAAAATCTATCACAACCGTTATCCAGTAGATTGGGCAAAAATCAATCGAGAGGCCATAAAAGAAGCAGGAATGGAAGGAAAAATTGTTTTCTTCACAAGAGCTGGATACAGTTATTCCAATGCCCACTCCACTCTCTTTTGGGAAGGAGACCAAATGGTAAGCTTTGGTACCAATGATGGCCTTCCTTCTTCCATCATCGGACTCACAAGTTCGGGTATCAGCGGTTATGCGTTAAATCATAGTGATATTGGTGGATACACAACCATTTCCAATCCACTCAGAAATTACCATAGATCCAAAGAACTTCTATTACGATGGGCAGAAGCCTCAGCTTTCACACCTGTTTTCCGCACTCATGAAGGAAATAAACCTCTCAAAAACTGGCAAGTGTATACTTATACCAAACCGGATGGAACCAAATCTCTTAGTGATGACGATACAGTTGCCTTATTTGCAAAAATTGCAAAAATCCATTTTGCTCTAAAACCATATATTCAAAGTTTGGTGGAAGAAGCTTCAAGAACAGGAATCCCAGTAGTCCGACACAATTACCTAGTCGAACCAGAAGATAAAAATTTGTTAAAATACAAATATCAGTTTTTTTTAGGAGACGATCTTCTCGTGGCTCCTGTGGTGGAAAGTGGAGAAATTGTTCAGGAAGTATATCTTCCTCGTGGAAGATGGTTACATCTGTGGACTGGAACGACTTATGATGGCTACAGAAAGATCCAAGTTTCGGCACCCGTTGGAAAACCTCCTGCATTCGTACGTATTGGTGGAAAGTCAGAAGACCTCATTCGTAATTCCATTAGTTCCATTCGCAATAAAGATTAA